From a single Mycolicibacterium mengxianglii genomic region:
- a CDS encoding DAK2 domain-containing protein: MFDGLRVLHRYADLVAEWHDGLTALDRQAGDGDFGDNLREGLTLALVELDKPHSEQLNDFQIAAEVFLDHVGGTSGPLFGLLFRGIGSHADLAEGVAEGLAAIQRVGEAKVGDRTLVDALAPAADALAGGKSHVEAAEAAIAGAAATATQRPRMGRASYVGERAYGHADAGAVGVAMLFVALCGDDAAAAGLSLDDLLPS, translated from the coding sequence ATGTTTGACGGACTCCGAGTTCTGCACCGGTACGCCGATCTCGTTGCTGAATGGCACGACGGCCTGACTGCGCTGGACCGCCAGGCCGGTGACGGGGACTTCGGCGACAACCTGCGAGAAGGTCTCACGCTCGCCCTGGTTGAGCTCGACAAGCCGCACAGCGAACAGCTCAACGACTTCCAGATCGCCGCGGAAGTGTTTCTCGATCATGTCGGCGGAACCAGCGGACCTCTCTTCGGCCTGCTGTTCCGGGGCATCGGCAGTCACGCCGACTTGGCGGAAGGCGTGGCCGAGGGATTGGCCGCGATTCAACGAGTCGGTGAAGCGAAGGTGGGTGACCGAACCCTCGTCGACGCACTGGCACCTGCTGCCGATGCGCTCGCCGGCGGCAAATCTCATGTCGAGGCTGCCGAGGCGGCGATCGCCGGTGCGGCTGCCACTGCTACCCAGCGGCCGAGGATGGGACGTGCCAGTTACGTCGGTGAACGCGCGTACGGCCACGCGGATGCGGGTGCAGTGGGGGTGGCGATGCTGTTCGTGGCCTTGTGCGGGGATGACGCCGCGGCCGCCGGACTTTCGCTGGACGACCTTCTGCCGTCCTGA
- a CDS encoding LLM class F420-dependent oxidoreductase, which produces MSRPIRVGVQLMPAGAPDYRTWRHAVMYADELSTDVIFGYDHFHAPKFAKLVDGNAAFADVHENVHNFEGWTALASWGEITTRAEIGLLVTGIGYRNPDLLADMARTVDHISGGRVILGVGAGWYETDYTSYGFDFGTVKSRLDLFDENLLRIENRLRQLNPAPVRDIPILIGGSGVKRTLPAVARHADVWHSLLPIDDYRLATARLAELAEESERADGDIERSVNWRDERSAEEYLAAGATLFLTEIWPTADGYDFSTVEKMLKWRDEQG; this is translated from the coding sequence ATGTCGCGACCGATTCGAGTCGGCGTACAACTGATGCCGGCGGGAGCGCCCGATTATCGGACGTGGCGCCACGCGGTGATGTATGCCGACGAACTGAGTACTGACGTGATCTTCGGATACGACCACTTTCACGCACCAAAATTCGCGAAGCTCGTCGATGGCAACGCCGCCTTCGCCGACGTGCACGAGAACGTACACAACTTCGAGGGCTGGACTGCACTGGCGTCGTGGGGTGAAATCACCACGCGGGCCGAGATCGGCCTGCTCGTCACCGGGATCGGCTACCGCAACCCTGACCTGCTCGCTGACATGGCCCGCACCGTCGACCACATCAGCGGCGGCCGAGTGATTCTCGGCGTGGGTGCGGGCTGGTACGAAACGGACTACACCTCATACGGATTCGACTTCGGTACCGTGAAATCGCGGCTGGACCTGTTCGATGAGAACCTGTTGCGGATCGAGAACCGGCTCAGGCAGCTGAATCCCGCTCCAGTGCGCGACATTCCCATCCTGATCGGCGGCTCCGGTGTGAAGCGCACACTGCCCGCTGTCGCGCGTCACGCCGATGTGTGGCACTCCCTGCTGCCGATCGATGACTACCGCCTCGCCACGGCCCGGCTCGCCGAGCTGGCCGAAGAATCGGAACGCGCCGACGGTGACATAGAGCGTTCAGTGAACTGGCGGGACGAACGCAGTGCAGAAGAGTACTTGGCCGCCGGCGCAACGCTGTTTCTCACTGAGATCTGGCCTACCGCAGATGGTTACGATTTCTCCACGGTGGAGAAGATGCTGAAATGGCGCGACGAGCAGGGCTGA
- a CDS encoding dihydroxyacetone kinase subunit DhaK, with translation MSKLFMLDDGASALDLALRGFGRLHSDIVTVLSDPVAVIAKQRSPGRRVGLVSGGGSGHEPLHGGFVGSGMLDAAAPGRVFASPHNRQVYAASREVAGPDGVLHIVKNYTGDRINFGIAAERLAGDGIAVRRVLVNDDIATDNADTGTGRRGTAATVLVEKILGAAADDGMSLDELAVLGQTVAESCCSLGVAARAQSTLPDGDTAFELGPDKLEYGVGIHGERAAETVDRPPLPELVDRMCTDILAKMPDDGQEVGVLINGLGSATQLELYSVFAQVTEHLDSRSERICASLVGTFVPALDMHGFSITLARLRPEWLEWLSRPVLTPFPLTVVTYV, from the coding sequence ATGAGCAAACTTTTCATGCTCGATGACGGCGCGAGCGCCCTGGATCTGGCGCTGCGCGGTTTCGGCCGGCTACACAGCGACATCGTCACCGTGCTCAGCGACCCGGTCGCGGTGATCGCCAAGCAAAGATCACCGGGACGGCGGGTCGGACTGGTCTCCGGCGGTGGTTCCGGCCATGAGCCGCTGCACGGCGGATTCGTCGGAAGCGGGATGCTTGACGCAGCGGCTCCTGGTCGCGTCTTTGCTTCACCGCACAACCGGCAGGTGTACGCGGCCAGCCGGGAGGTCGCCGGCCCAGACGGTGTGTTGCACATCGTGAAGAACTACACCGGCGACCGCATCAACTTCGGGATCGCTGCCGAGCGGCTGGCCGGGGATGGCATCGCCGTGCGGCGGGTACTCGTCAATGACGACATCGCCACCGACAACGCCGATACCGGAACCGGGCGCCGTGGCACCGCCGCGACCGTACTGGTCGAGAAGATCCTCGGTGCAGCCGCCGATGACGGGATGAGCCTCGATGAGCTCGCCGTACTGGGACAGACGGTTGCGGAGTCCTGCTGCAGCCTGGGGGTCGCGGCCCGGGCGCAGAGCACTCTCCCTGACGGGGACACGGCTTTCGAACTCGGCCCCGACAAGCTGGAGTACGGCGTCGGCATCCACGGCGAACGCGCCGCGGAAACGGTCGATCGCCCACCGTTGCCCGAACTGGTCGACAGGATGTGCACCGACATCCTGGCGAAGATGCCGGATGACGGCCAGGAAGTAGGGGTGCTCATCAACGGGCTGGGATCTGCGACGCAGCTCGAGTTGTACAGCGTTTTCGCCCAGGTCACCGAGCACCTCGACTCCCGTAGCGAGCGGATCTGTGCCTCGCTCGTCGGCACTTTTGTGCCCGCTCTGGATATGCACGGCTTTTCGATCACCCTCGCGCGGCTGCGGCCCGAATGGCTTGAATGGCTGAGCCGCCCAGTTCTTACTCCCTTTCCCCTTACGGTGGTGACTTATGTTTGA